A part of Polynucleobacter sp. MG-Unter2-18 genomic DNA contains:
- a CDS encoding 2-hydroxychromene-2-carboxylate isomerase produces MTQDQVDGKRIEGTLYYDIISPFSYFYIKQRHRLEKRIDIQPIPILLGGLLRATDNRGPGEVEAKRPHTYQYCVWLAEKLGLPFRFPEHHPFLTVAAQRLLVQQNAQWYMVERAFEYIWVEGKDPNLSWPEFCQYLGLAVDTPIPDTPEVKAKLMSNTERAKADGAFGVPTLVIAGHTFWGVDTIDWALDYLDRPNMFEEAAYHYAGQVPSGL; encoded by the coding sequence ATGACCCAAGATCAAGTGGATGGAAAACGAATTGAAGGGACGCTTTACTACGACATCATTTCTCCATTTTCTTATTTTTATATCAAGCAACGCCATCGTCTTGAAAAACGCATCGATATTCAGCCCATCCCCATCTTATTAGGGGGCCTATTGCGCGCTACTGATAACCGTGGCCCTGGTGAGGTGGAGGCCAAACGTCCCCATACCTATCAATATTGCGTGTGGCTCGCTGAAAAGTTAGGCCTCCCTTTTCGCTTTCCAGAGCATCACCCTTTTCTCACTGTTGCAGCACAGCGTTTGCTGGTTCAGCAAAATGCTCAATGGTACATGGTTGAGCGCGCGTTTGAATATATTTGGGTAGAAGGTAAAGACCCCAATTTATCTTGGCCAGAGTTTTGCCAATACCTTGGTTTAGCGGTTGACACACCAATACCAGATACGCCAGAGGTCAAAGCCAAGTTGATGAGCAACACCGAGAGAGCAAAAGCGGATGGGGCATTTGGTGTACCCACCCTAGTTATCGCAGGGCATACTTTTTGGGGTGTCGACACCATCGATTGGGCCTTAGACTATCTCGATAGGCCCAATATGTTTGAAGAGGCGGCTTATCACTATGCCGGCCAAGTTCCCTCCGGGCTTTGA
- a CDS encoding peptidylprolyl isomerase, whose protein sequence is MRKIIASLFLVTSLIASATSFAGPKVEFKTTMGNFVVELDSTKAPKTSANFLNYVNSGFYNGTIFHRVIDGFMIQGGGFTPDLTQKPTNAPVVSEAQNGLKNQTYTIAMARTSDPDSATAQFFINVKDNESLNFPNAMGNGYTVFGTVISGTQTIDAIRKIPTMVASSPRMGRMADVPSKTVTIESATVLK, encoded by the coding sequence ATGCGCAAAATCATTGCTTCCCTATTTTTAGTTACCAGCCTTATTGCTAGTGCTACCAGCTTTGCTGGTCCTAAAGTGGAATTTAAAACCACCATGGGTAATTTTGTTGTTGAGCTTGATTCAACGAAGGCGCCAAAAACTTCAGCCAACTTTTTAAACTACGTCAATAGTGGCTTTTATAACGGCACGATTTTTCATCGTGTGATAGATGGCTTCATGATTCAGGGCGGTGGATTTACTCCGGACTTAACACAAAAACCAACTAATGCGCCTGTGGTTTCGGAAGCACAAAATGGCCTCAAGAATCAAACTTACACCATCGCTATGGCACGCACTTCCGACCCCGATTCAGCAACAGCCCAGTTCTTTATTAATGTTAAAGATAATGAGAGCTTGAATTTTCCAAACGCTATGGGTAATGGCTACACCGTTTTTGGCACAGTGATTTCAGGCACTCAAACAATCGACGCTATCCGTAAAATCCCAACCATGGTGGCCTCATCACCAAGAATGGGTCGTATGGCAGATGTACCTAGCAAGACTGTCACGATTGAGTCGGCCACTGTTCTAAAGTAA
- a CDS encoding bifunctional chorismate-binding protein/class IV aminotransferase, giving the protein MILLDDAQSTAAQPSSRLYEQAIQLWAIYPQSSHTQTIAAVDQCLQEINKALDQGEYVVAAFAYELGLYIHNIDRSVEPESKDHPLIQAWSFKSYERLSKADVDTYIEKKIATLEPEAQVAGVADLEFSLDQEKFTADIQGIQEYIRNGDTYQINHTFRITGEAYGDPLSLYARLRERQPGRFGAFIAQDSNFILSQSPELFIQKQGNTLKAMPMKGTASALSDSAEHLSADAKNQAENVMIVDLLRNDLSRLALPGTVTVPKLFEVTQYGDVLQMTSTVEAEIKPEMKLGDVLNAVFPCGSVTGAPKKRSMEIIQKLEPQERAYYCGALGWIDPSSDFAFSVPIRTLEIHQDTKTHASPFSLGIGAGITIDSEPAQEWEECQIKAAFLSKLPSSLGLFETILVSKGQAQNLELHLARLTDSALALGIPCFLPDMMKVIDLGCENCSIDSEYRLRLDLNHLGIASYQITPISPLEGSVKIFWARDILPDSNQATLRSGNVLLRHKVSIRNVYDQAWRLAEGHGGFDALFTNEQGYVTEGGRSSVFIKSGDRWLTPPVSAGLLPGVMRSIILNDPQWNAHEVNLTIDDVRNAKEIMLSNALRGLIPAHF; this is encoded by the coding sequence ATGATATTGCTTGATGATGCTCAGAGCACCGCAGCGCAGCCGAGCAGTCGCTTGTATGAGCAAGCAATACAGCTCTGGGCGATCTATCCTCAGTCTAGCCACACACAGACAATTGCAGCTGTAGATCAATGCCTCCAAGAAATTAATAAAGCTTTAGATCAAGGAGAATATGTTGTCGCTGCGTTTGCTTATGAGTTAGGTCTATATATACACAATATAGATCGATCAGTTGAACCTGAAAGTAAAGATCATCCATTAATACAGGCATGGTCTTTTAAATCTTACGAAAGATTGAGCAAGGCGGATGTTGATACCTATATTGAAAAAAAGATAGCGACTCTAGAGCCTGAAGCTCAAGTTGCTGGAGTGGCTGATCTTGAATTTTCCCTTGATCAAGAGAAGTTCACCGCCGATATTCAGGGTATTCAGGAATACATTCGCAACGGCGACACTTATCAAATCAATCACACCTTTCGGATTACGGGTGAAGCTTATGGAGATCCACTCTCTCTGTATGCACGATTAAGGGAGCGACAGCCGGGAAGGTTTGGCGCATTTATTGCACAAGACTCGAACTTTATCTTGTCCCAATCACCCGAATTATTTATTCAGAAGCAAGGCAATACCTTAAAAGCCATGCCAATGAAAGGCACTGCCAGTGCATTAAGCGATTCTGCTGAGCACTTATCAGCAGATGCAAAGAATCAAGCAGAAAATGTCATGATCGTGGATTTATTACGCAACGATCTAAGTCGACTTGCCTTACCGGGAACAGTCACCGTTCCCAAGCTATTTGAAGTCACTCAGTACGGCGACGTCCTGCAAATGACCTCTACCGTTGAGGCTGAGATCAAGCCTGAAATGAAATTGGGTGACGTGCTAAATGCGGTGTTTCCCTGCGGGTCTGTCACGGGCGCTCCTAAAAAACGCAGTATGGAGATCATCCAAAAATTAGAGCCTCAAGAGCGAGCCTATTATTGTGGCGCCTTAGGTTGGATTGATCCTAGTAGTGATTTTGCGTTTAGCGTTCCGATTCGCACCCTTGAAATTCATCAGGATACAAAAACACATGCCTCACCCTTTTCTTTAGGCATAGGTGCTGGCATTACGATTGACTCAGAGCCTGCGCAGGAGTGGGAAGAGTGTCAAATTAAAGCTGCCTTCTTGAGCAAGTTACCCAGTAGCCTGGGATTATTTGAAACTATCTTGGTCAGCAAAGGTCAGGCTCAGAATCTAGAACTTCATCTAGCACGCTTGACCGATTCTGCTTTAGCGCTTGGCATACCTTGCTTTCTACCAGACATGATGAAAGTGATTGATCTTGGGTGTGAAAACTGCTCAATAGATTCTGAATATCGATTGCGTTTGGATCTCAATCATCTAGGAATTGCAAGTTATCAAATCACTCCCATTAGCCCACTCGAGGGATCGGTAAAAATCTTTTGGGCTAGAGATATTCTGCCCGATTCAAATCAGGCTACCCTTCGCTCTGGCAATGTTCTATTAAGACATAAGGTAAGCATTCGAAATGTCTACGACCAAGCCTGGCGATTGGCAGAGGGTCATGGTGGCTTTGATGCCTTATTTACTAATGAGCAAGGCTATGTCACTGAGGGTGGAAGAAGTAGTGTTTTTATCAAATCTGGAGATAGATGGCTAACACCCCCCGTCTCAGCAGGTCTGTTACCAGGGGTTATGAGATCCATCATATTGAATGATCCCCAATGGAATGCCCATGAGGTCAACCTGACTATTGATGATGTTCGGAATGCAAAAGAGATTATGCTTAGTAATGCTTTACGCGGTCTCATCCCCGCCCATTTCTAG
- a CDS encoding NUDIX hydrolase, which translates to MKFCSHCAAPISIKIPADDSRERHVCDSCGSIHYFNPRNVVGSIPVFGKQVLLCRRAIEPRHGYWTLPAGFMELGESTSTGAARETHEEAGAIVQIGPLYSLLNVPHAEQVHLFYLASMNSPNFQAGEESLEVALFDEQDIPWDEIAFPTVKQTLEWFFADRAAGVFDSDNEFSVRSRDILPTEKI; encoded by the coding sequence ATGAAGTTTTGCTCGCACTGTGCAGCGCCTATCAGCATCAAGATTCCTGCGGATGATTCGCGGGAACGCCATGTCTGTGACTCTTGTGGAAGTATTCATTATTTCAATCCACGTAATGTAGTTGGGAGCATCCCGGTCTTTGGTAAGCAAGTTTTATTGTGCCGTCGCGCCATAGAACCTCGCCATGGCTATTGGACTCTGCCTGCTGGATTTATGGAACTTGGTGAAAGCACCAGTACTGGGGCGGCACGTGAAACTCATGAAGAAGCTGGCGCTATCGTTCAGATTGGTCCGCTCTACTCCCTGCTCAATGTGCCACATGCTGAACAGGTACATCTTTTTTATCTAGCTTCGATGAATTCTCCAAACTTTCAAGCGGGAGAAGAGAGTCTAGAGGTTGCTTTATTTGATGAGCAGGATATCCCGTGGGATGAAATTGCTTTTCCAACGGTAAAGCAAACTCTGGAGTGGTTCTTTGCTGATCGTGCTGCCGGAGTATTTGATTCCGACAATGAATTTAGCGTTCGTAGCAGAGACATTCTGCCAACTGAAAAAATCTAA
- the aat gene encoding leucyl/phenylalanyl-tRNA--protein transferase, with amino-acid sequence MSNISWLGSQDEFPNPIHHADPDPSVPGLIAVSERIYPGQLARAYQMGIFPWYSDNQPVLWWSPNPRMVLKPDHFKCHDSLKKSIRHFLSDSRREIGVDEDFGAVVRSCATASRKDQDGTWITHEIMDAYTNLHEEGHAHSISIKEDGRLVGGLYCVSFGGMVFGESMFSHQTDASKIALAALAAWCEHNQVEMIDCQQETAHLNSMGAAPISRSEFLSHLQLALNQTNIEIPWKFDKQILRHWL; translated from the coding sequence ATGAGCAATATCAGCTGGCTAGGGTCTCAGGATGAATTTCCCAATCCTATTCACCACGCAGATCCTGATCCGAGTGTCCCCGGCTTAATTGCGGTAAGTGAACGGATATATCCAGGACAGTTAGCTCGCGCGTATCAAATGGGAATCTTTCCCTGGTACTCCGATAATCAACCAGTCTTATGGTGGTCGCCCAATCCCCGGATGGTATTAAAGCCTGATCACTTTAAATGTCATGACTCCCTGAAGAAATCCATTCGTCATTTTTTATCTGACTCTCGCAGAGAAATCGGGGTTGATGAAGACTTTGGTGCGGTCGTCCGCTCCTGCGCAACTGCGAGCCGCAAGGATCAGGATGGCACTTGGATTACGCATGAAATCATGGATGCCTATACCAATCTTCATGAAGAGGGTCATGCTCATAGTATTTCAATCAAGGAGGATGGTCGCCTAGTAGGGGGCCTTTACTGCGTCTCCTTTGGCGGGATGGTTTTTGGTGAGTCGATGTTTAGTCATCAAACAGATGCTTCTAAGATTGCTTTAGCTGCTCTTGCAGCCTGGTGCGAGCATAACCAAGTGGAAATGATCGATTGTCAGCAAGAGACTGCACACCTGAATTCCATGGGGGCCGCGCCGATATCTCGCAGTGAATTTTTATCCCATCTGCAGCTTGCTTTAAATCAAACTAATATAGAGATTCCCTGGAAATTTGATAAACAGATTCTTCGTCACTGGCTATGA
- a CDS encoding arginyltransferase, protein MTQLKELPLTELQFYATAPYPCSYLPGKTARSQVATPSHLIHADLYGELVNAGFRRSGLYTYRPYCDECNACTATRIPVKHFSPKRSQKRAWRKHAGLDIRVLNLGYQEEHYQLYQRYQQERHAGSEVDQDDQDQYMQFLLQSRVNSRIVEFRDGPHDSDPGRLRMVSMIDILDQGISSVYTFFDTSNASASYGSFSILWQIQQALELDLPYLYLGYYIEQSEKMSYKVKFQPIEGLIDDHWQPIIGP, encoded by the coding sequence ATGACCCAGCTAAAAGAGCTTCCTCTCACTGAATTGCAGTTTTATGCAACTGCACCTTACCCCTGTAGCTACTTACCGGGGAAGACTGCGCGCTCTCAAGTCGCCACTCCCTCACATTTAATACATGCTGATTTATATGGTGAATTAGTCAATGCGGGGTTTCGTCGCAGTGGTTTATATACTTACCGACCTTATTGCGATGAATGTAATGCCTGTACTGCAACGCGCATTCCAGTAAAGCATTTCTCCCCAAAGCGCAGTCAAAAACGCGCCTGGAGAAAACATGCTGGACTAGATATTCGCGTGCTTAATCTTGGCTATCAAGAGGAGCACTATCAACTCTACCAACGCTATCAGCAGGAGCGTCATGCTGGTAGTGAAGTAGATCAAGATGATCAAGACCAGTACATGCAGTTCTTATTACAAAGCCGGGTGAACTCCAGAATTGTTGAATTTCGGGATGGTCCTCACGATTCAGACCCAGGGCGTTTGCGCATGGTCAGTATGATTGATATCTTAGATCAAGGGATCTCTTCGGTTTATACCTTCTTTGATACCAGCAATGCCTCTGCAAGCTATGGAAGCTTTAGTATCTTGTGGCAAATTCAGCAGGCCTTAGAGCTAGATCTTCCCTATCTCTACCTTGGCTATTACATCGAACAAAGCGAGAAAATGTCCTATAAGGTGAAGTTTCAGCCGATTGAGGGCTTGATCGATGATCACTGGCAACCCATCATTGGGCCATAA
- a CDS encoding quinone-dependent dihydroorotate dehydrogenase, protein MIDSYPLLRPWLFSLDPEQAHNTTLSNLDRTQRWGLLRHLCDQPVSDPRKLCGITFPNPVGLAAGLDKDGKHIDALGSLGFGFLEIGTVTPKPQPGNPKPRMFRLPQAQAIINRMGFNNDGVDACVKRVRNSAYWQNGGIVGLNIGKNAITPIEDAASDYVTAMEAVYEVASYITVNISSPNTQNLRALQGEDMLRSLLQSLHLAREALSDQFGVRKPLFLKIAPDLEQNDIKLIADLLVEFKMDAIIATNTTIARDAVQGLEFGQEAGGLSGAPVRDASTEVIRSLKEYLGGAIPIIGVGGIMSGKDAQEKIFAGASLVQIYSGLIYRGPKLISECAAALKG, encoded by the coding sequence ATGATTGACAGCTACCCTCTTCTGCGCCCCTGGCTTTTTTCCTTAGATCCAGAGCAAGCTCACAACACCACCCTGAGTAATTTAGATCGTACTCAGCGTTGGGGTCTATTGCGCCACTTGTGCGATCAACCAGTGTCAGATCCGCGTAAGCTTTGCGGTATAACTTTTCCAAACCCAGTGGGTCTCGCTGCTGGTCTAGATAAAGATGGCAAACATATTGATGCGCTAGGCAGCCTAGGCTTTGGTTTTTTAGAAATTGGTACTGTTACCCCAAAACCACAACCCGGCAATCCAAAGCCTCGTATGTTTCGTTTGCCGCAAGCCCAGGCCATCATTAATCGCATGGGCTTTAATAATGACGGCGTTGATGCTTGTGTAAAGCGGGTTCGTAATTCAGCTTATTGGCAGAATGGCGGCATTGTTGGTCTCAATATCGGCAAGAACGCCATAACGCCAATCGAAGATGCTGCAAGCGATTACGTCACGGCCATGGAAGCAGTCTATGAGGTGGCCTCTTACATCACCGTCAATATCTCATCACCAAATACACAGAATTTACGTGCACTTCAAGGTGAAGATATGTTGCGCTCTTTGCTGCAATCACTGCATCTTGCTCGCGAAGCTTTAAGTGACCAGTTTGGCGTACGCAAACCCCTCTTTTTAAAAATTGCACCCGATCTTGAGCAAAACGATATCAAGCTCATCGCTGATCTCTTGGTGGAATTTAAAATGGATGCCATCATCGCCACCAATACAACGATTGCCCGCGATGCTGTTCAGGGGCTTGAATTCGGTCAAGAAGCTGGCGGCCTCTCTGGAGCACCCGTTCGTGATGCCTCCACCGAAGTCATTCGAAGTCTCAAAGAATATTTAGGCGGTGCCATTCCGATTATTGGCGTTGGCGGCATTATGTCTGGCAAAGATGCGCAAGAAAAAATCTTTGCAGGTGCTAGTCTGGTTCAAATCTACAGTGGCTTGATCTATCGGGGTCCGAAACTCATTTCTGAGTGCGCAGCAGCCCTTAAAGGCTAA
- a CDS encoding IclR family transcriptional regulator: MASTKSEKVIKTPGEAGKTAIQVIERMMNLLDALALHEESSSLKNLAEETDLHPSTAHRILNDLVACRLVERGDGGTYRLGLKLLELGNLVKARLSVREAAQAPMRALHKLTGETINLSVRQGDEIVYIDRAYSERSGMQVVRAIGGRAPLHLTSVGKLFLASDDPNQVRAYVTRTGLAGHTRNSITELGKLESELNQVRKFGHARDNEELELGVSCVAAEIYDDSGKLVAGLSLSSPTDRIQADWLKLLQDTALQISKGMGYKPKITEPHS, from the coding sequence ATGGCATCGACTAAATCTGAAAAAGTTATAAAAACACCAGGTGAAGCTGGCAAAACAGCGATTCAGGTCATTGAACGCATGATGAACCTGCTCGATGCCCTTGCATTGCACGAAGAGTCCAGCAGTCTGAAAAACCTAGCTGAAGAGACTGATTTACACCCCTCCACAGCTCACCGCATTTTGAATGACTTAGTGGCCTGCCGCCTTGTAGAGCGTGGCGATGGTGGCACATATCGCCTTGGACTGAAGTTGCTTGAGCTGGGCAACCTCGTTAAAGCCCGTTTATCGGTCCGTGAAGCAGCACAAGCTCCAATGCGGGCACTGCACAAGCTCACTGGTGAAACCATCAATCTTTCTGTTCGCCAAGGCGATGAGATCGTCTACATTGACCGTGCCTATAGCGAACGGTCTGGCATGCAAGTAGTGCGTGCTATTGGTGGTCGAGCGCCGCTGCATTTAACGTCTGTTGGCAAATTGTTTCTGGCAAGCGATGACCCAAACCAAGTTCGCGCTTATGTCACACGCACGGGTTTAGCTGGTCACACCAGAAACAGCATTACCGAATTGGGAAAATTAGAATCGGAACTCAATCAAGTTCGTAAGTTTGGGCATGCGCGCGACAACGAAGAGTTAGAGTTGGGCGTCAGTTGTGTGGCAGCTGAAATCTATGATGACAGTGGTAAGTTGGTAGCCGGACTCTCATTGAGCTCACCTACCGATCGCATTCAGGCGGATTGGCTCAAGCTATTACAGGATACCGCCTTACAAATCTCTAAGGGAATGGGATACAAACCCAAGATTACTGAACCGCATTCTTAA
- a CDS encoding serine hydrolase: MYLNRFWLVALVCLISFGATTSFPIMAANPDSKTAKTNKAAAKTPAKSDSKKVVKSTKKPKTVRTTVTRPGESAVSARPSFATALGLRGQHDDLSLQSSVAMVVNQDTKEVYFEKNSSVSLPIASITKLMTAMVVLDSKLPLDETIVINADDVNIYRSSRLAGGTVLTREEALLLSLMSSENRAAYTLGRNYPGGISAFIDAMNRKAKEIGMTHSYFADPTGLKSENVASAEDLTRMLSVAYQYKMIREFSTWPDLTMVIGKRPQKFLNTNRLVRAGDMNIGLQKTGFINAAGKCLVMQARVNNTPLLLVFLDSVGTQSRFADAVRVRDWYERMPLGEPQAIRRLM; encoded by the coding sequence ATGTATTTGAATCGTTTTTGGCTCGTCGCCCTCGTTTGCCTAATCTCTTTTGGAGCTACTACCTCCTTTCCGATAATGGCGGCTAACCCAGATTCTAAAACTGCAAAGACTAACAAAGCAGCAGCAAAGACGCCTGCAAAATCGGATTCCAAAAAGGTAGTTAAATCAACCAAAAAACCAAAAACGGTTCGAACGACCGTTACTCGTCCAGGCGAGTCCGCTGTCTCAGCAAGACCTTCCTTTGCAACGGCACTAGGTTTACGCGGTCAGCATGATGATCTAAGTTTGCAGTCCAGCGTAGCCATGGTTGTTAATCAAGATACCAAGGAAGTGTATTTTGAAAAAAATTCTTCAGTAAGCTTACCGATTGCTTCGATTACTAAGTTGATGACGGCAATGGTGGTGCTGGATTCTAAATTGCCTCTCGATGAAACGATTGTCATTAATGCAGATGACGTCAATATTTATCGCTCGTCCCGCCTTGCGGGGGGAACGGTGTTGACGAGAGAAGAGGCTTTGTTATTGTCGCTAATGTCCTCTGAGAATCGTGCAGCCTATACGCTGGGCCGAAATTATCCAGGCGGTATTTCTGCATTTATTGACGCCATGAACCGTAAGGCAAAAGAGATTGGGATGACTCATTCTTATTTTGCTGATCCCACTGGCCTCAAGAGTGAAAACGTGGCTTCAGCAGAAGATCTCACGCGAATGTTGAGTGTTGCCTATCAATATAAAATGATTCGTGAATTTTCTACCTGGCCAGACTTGACGATGGTGATTGGCAAGCGACCACAGAAGTTCTTAAATACCAATCGCTTAGTTCGTGCAGGCGATATGAATATCGGCTTACAAAAAACTGGATTTATTAATGCGGCAGGTAAGTGCTTGGTGATGCAGGCCCGCGTGAACAACACGCCCTTACTGCTGGTTTTCTTGGATTCTGTTGGGACGCAATCGCGTTTTGCTGATGCAGTGAGAGTGCGTGATTGGTATGAGCGCATGCCATTAGGTGAGCCTCAGGCAATTCGTCGCTTGATGTAA
- a CDS encoding DMT family transporter: MKLDSLIAPLFVLIWSTGFVIARLAMPYVEPATFLFWRFSGVLIAMACLSLVWRISWPSWSQFKHIAIAGILLQFGYLLGVWFAVRLGMTAGLVAIIVGLQPILTAWFAAWVSEKVTGRQWIGLGFGFAGVALVVAEKIGFAHIPPLSYVLAFAALLSITFGTLYQKKFCPVFDLRAGSSIQFGVSAILCFVCMYYFESAVMVWNASVIGALLWAIFPLSIGSISLLFMMIRKGAATKVTSLLYLTPPTTAAMAWFLFDEPFTFMMTGGLLLTMTGVVLVNRGQTTTVATIAE; this comes from the coding sequence ATGAAGCTTGACAGTCTAATTGCCCCCTTATTTGTATTGATTTGGAGTACGGGCTTTGTGATTGCGCGATTGGCAATGCCTTATGTTGAGCCTGCCACCTTCTTATTTTGGCGTTTCTCAGGGGTATTGATAGCTATGGCATGCCTAAGTCTTGTCTGGAGAATCAGCTGGCCAAGCTGGTCGCAATTTAAGCACATAGCTATTGCTGGCATATTGCTTCAATTTGGCTATTTACTTGGAGTTTGGTTTGCAGTCCGACTAGGAATGACTGCAGGCCTGGTAGCAATCATCGTAGGCTTACAGCCCATCCTGACAGCATGGTTTGCCGCCTGGGTGTCTGAAAAAGTTACGGGGCGTCAATGGATCGGTTTGGGATTCGGGTTCGCTGGAGTAGCTTTAGTGGTAGCGGAAAAAATCGGCTTTGCCCACATCCCTCCATTGAGTTACGTATTGGCTTTTGCTGCCTTACTCTCTATTACGTTTGGCACTCTCTATCAAAAGAAATTCTGTCCAGTCTTTGACTTGCGGGCGGGCTCATCCATTCAGTTTGGCGTATCAGCCATACTGTGCTTTGTTTGTATGTATTACTTTGAGTCCGCTGTCATGGTTTGGAATGCCTCGGTCATTGGAGCGCTACTATGGGCGATTTTTCCGCTCTCAATAGGTTCGATTAGCTTGCTCTTTATGATGATTCGGAAAGGGGCCGCCACCAAGGTGACGAGTCTTCTTTATTTAACACCGCCCACCACTGCGGCAATGGCGTGGTTCTTATTTGATGAGCCCTTTACCTTTATGATGACAGGTGGTTTATTACTCACAATGACTGGAGTTGTTTTGGTTAATCGAGGTCAAACAACTACTGTTGCTACGATTGCAGAATAA
- a CDS encoding phasin family protein gives MKLTPEQMAAAQKANLETLSGLTNQALQSIEKLVELNMHIAKQSLGESMSSAKKALEVKDIQQLLAHQAEAVQPMAEKIMAYSRHLYELAHETQVSFTNSAEKEFQEGQKKMNALVEDWTKNAPSGSDAAVHVMKQAITSAAIVFETSQNAVMHAVEVAQTNLSNATSAVEKNVQSSSKTASKKSSRK, from the coding sequence ATGAAATTAACGCCAGAACAAATGGCAGCAGCTCAAAAAGCCAATCTTGAAACTTTGAGTGGACTTACTAACCAAGCGCTTCAAAGCATAGAAAAATTAGTTGAGCTGAATATGCATATTGCCAAACAAAGCTTAGGCGAAAGTATGAGCAGCGCCAAGAAAGCGCTTGAAGTGAAAGATATCCAGCAACTCCTCGCTCATCAGGCTGAAGCAGTCCAGCCAATGGCTGAAAAAATTATGGCTTATAGTCGCCACCTTTATGAGCTGGCTCATGAAACTCAAGTAAGTTTTACCAACTCCGCTGAAAAAGAATTTCAAGAAGGTCAGAAAAAAATGAATGCCTTAGTGGAGGACTGGACTAAGAATGCACCGTCAGGCTCAGACGCCGCAGTACATGTTATGAAACAAGCGATCACTTCTGCCGCCATTGTATTTGAAACTAGTCAGAACGCAGTCATGCATGCAGTTGAAGTTGCTCAAACCAACCTGAGTAATGCCACTAGCGCGGTTGAGAAGAACGTCCAATCAAGCAGTAAAACAGCAAGTAAAAAAAGTAGTCGGAAGTAA